The Desulfovibrio sp. genome includes a region encoding these proteins:
- a CDS encoding DUF2318 domain-containing protein, whose translation MRHPHTTGYSTAKAIPHPFDRQMLALILTALALCCALFAAPAHAGPFGNLFSKETVLEVKDGAVSLPVSDVSAKASFYKVKIDGTDVIFFALLDSAGKVRVALDVCDSCWQSGKGYKQQGDSMVCQNCGQAFHADRIGLRKGGCNPHPVAYSLADAAVVIPVTELQAGVRYFGAR comes from the coding sequence ATGCGTCACCCCCATACCACAGGATATTCCACCGCCAAGGCCATACCCCACCCCTTTGACCGGCAGATGCTCGCCCTGATACTGACGGCCCTTGCCCTTTGCTGTGCGCTCTTTGCCGCCCCTGCCCATGCCGGGCCTTTCGGCAACCTCTTCAGCAAGGAAACCGTGCTGGAGGTCAAGGACGGGGCCGTTTCGCTGCCCGTGTCCGACGTGAGCGCCAAGGCTTCCTTCTACAAAGTGAAAATTGACGGAACCGACGTGATCTTTTTTGCCCTGCTGGACTCCGCCGGAAAAGTGCGCGTGGCTCTCGATGTCTGCGATTCCTGCTGGCAGTCGGGCAAGGGATACAAACAGCAGGGCGATTCAATGGTCTGCCAGAACTGCGGCCAGGCTTTTCATGCCGACCGCATCGGCCTCCGCAAGGGCGGCTGCAATCCGCACCCCGTGGCCTACAGCCTTGCAGACGCTGCCGTTGTCATTCCGGTGACGGAACTACAGGCTGGCGTCAGGTATTTCGGGGCCCGGTAA
- the aroQ gene encoding type II 3-dehydroquinate dehydratase has protein sequence MRILVLHGVNLNMFGRRDPTHYGTITLAQIDSALETLATELGVMVECFQTNHEGEMVDRIHKTLDEDIQAIVINAGAWTHYSRAIAEALAILKIPVVEVHMSNVHARESFRHDSVLSSVCTGSICGFGPASYLLGLRAARNAVIYMNK, from the coding sequence ATGCGCATACTAGTTTTGCACGGCGTCAATCTGAACATGTTTGGCAGGCGTGATCCCACCCATTACGGCACAATTACCCTGGCCCAGATAGATTCGGCGCTTGAGACGCTGGCCACGGAACTTGGCGTCATGGTGGAATGTTTTCAGACCAATCATGAAGGCGAAATGGTGGATCGCATTCACAAGACTCTGGATGAAGACATCCAGGCAATAGTTATCAACGCCGGAGCATGGACGCACTACAGCCGTGCCATTGCCGAGGCCCTGGCCATTCTGAAGATACCCGTGGTGGAAGTGCACATGTCCAACGTGCATGCCCGTGAAAGCTTCAGGCACGATTCCGTGCTGTCCAGCGTCTGCACCGGCAGCATCTGCGGCTTTGGCCCGGCCAGCTATCTTCTTGGTCTGCGGGCGGCACGCAATGCCGTAATATATATGAATAAATAA
- a CDS encoding FAD/NAD(P)-binding protein, whose translation MLREITPRPQPSGNPYLPMPATVAEVIQETGNIRTLRVVLDDADAMKNFTYEPGQVGQFSVFGAGESTFVINSPPSQKNYLQFSVMQAGEVTAAIHRLSPGDKVGVRAPLGNFFPYNDWKGKDIFFVGGGIGMAPIRTIMMHILENRKDYGKVSLLYGARTPRDMAFSYETEDWLRRDDLDCTLCIDAPFEGWEHKVGLIPNVLTELNPDPKNCVAVLCGPPIMIKFTVQALEKLKFAPENIVTTLEKRMKCGIGICGRCNIGGRYVCVDGPVFTWKELQELPPEM comes from the coding sequence ATGCTGCGTGAAATAACGCCCCGCCCGCAACCTTCGGGCAACCCGTACCTGCCCATGCCCGCCACCGTGGCTGAAGTTATTCAGGAGACAGGCAACATCCGCACCCTTCGCGTGGTGCTCGACGACGCCGACGCCATGAAAAACTTCACCTACGAACCCGGCCAGGTGGGGCAGTTCTCCGTCTTTGGCGCGGGCGAATCCACCTTTGTCATCAACTCGCCGCCGTCGCAGAAGAACTATCTGCAGTTCTCCGTCATGCAGGCAGGGGAAGTCACCGCCGCCATCCACCGCCTGTCGCCCGGCGACAAGGTGGGCGTGCGCGCGCCGCTGGGCAACTTCTTTCCCTACAATGACTGGAAGGGCAAGGACATCTTCTTCGTGGGCGGCGGCATCGGCATGGCCCCCATCCGCACCATCATGATGCACATTCTGGAAAACAGGAAGGATTACGGCAAGGTGAGCCTGCTCTACGGCGCGCGCACCCCCCGCGACATGGCCTTCAGCTATGAAACTGAAGACTGGCTGCGCCGCGACGATCTGGACTGCACCCTGTGCATCGACGCGCCCTTTGAAGGCTGGGAACACAAGGTCGGCCTTATCCCCAACGTGCTTACCGAACTGAACCCTGACCCCAAAAACTGCGTGGCCGTGCTCTGCGGGCCGCCCATCATGATCAAGTTCACGGTGCAGGCTCTGGAAAAACTCAAGTTCGCCCCGGAAAACATCGTCACCACCCTTGAAAAGCGCATGAAGTGCGGCATCGGCATCTGTGGCCGCTGCAACATCGGCGGGCGCTACGTCTGCGTGGACGGCCCGGTGTTTACCTGGAAAGAACTGCAGGAACTGCCGCCTGAAATGTAG
- a CDS encoding 4Fe-4S dicluster domain-containing protein, with translation MSMTRFVTPDGLPAFLAFLSQQGNRVLVPVEKPAAKRSVVFEPWREGMAFTLEKATVPAKEAVLPQSETLVRYKKSKDPENPARVSMQLDDKPEAEATVVFATRPCDARGYVVLDRPYLKGPFADPYYKARREALTVISLTCNSGCNTCFCHWVGGGPTSPEGSDILMTEIEGGYVLQAITPKGEELLAASSLEDGADRFSKVEEVRKAAWASLVPAPNIKEAPEKLAALFTDVEFWQNQTDRCLSCGACTYFCPTCYCFNITDEGEGLSEKGGRRLRSWDNCMSSLFTREASGHNPRTVKAFRMRNRVSHKYSTYPENWGSFSCSGCGRCISNCPVCLDIRAIVLAALEAKQPKAE, from the coding sequence ATGAGCATGACCCGATTTGTAACCCCCGACGGTTTGCCCGCCTTTCTGGCCTTTCTCTCGCAACAAGGCAATCGCGTGCTTGTGCCCGTGGAAAAGCCTGCGGCCAAGCGCTCGGTGGTCTTTGAACCCTGGCGCGAAGGCATGGCCTTCACCCTTGAAAAAGCCACCGTGCCCGCCAAGGAGGCCGTGCTGCCCCAGAGCGAAACCCTGGTGCGCTATAAAAAAAGCAAAGATCCGGAAAATCCGGCCCGCGTCTCCATGCAGCTTGACGACAAGCCCGAGGCAGAGGCCACGGTGGTTTTCGCCACCCGCCCCTGCGACGCGCGCGGCTACGTCGTCCTTGACCGGCCCTATCTCAAGGGGCCCTTCGCCGACCCCTACTACAAGGCCCGGCGCGAGGCGCTCACCGTCATCAGCCTGACCTGCAACTCCGGCTGCAATACCTGCTTCTGCCACTGGGTTGGCGGCGGCCCCACCTCTCCCGAAGGTTCGGACATCCTCATGACCGAAATCGAGGGCGGCTACGTGCTGCAGGCCATCACCCCCAAGGGTGAGGAACTGCTGGCCGCCTCTTCGCTGGAAGACGGCGCTGACCGCTTCTCCAAGGTTGAGGAAGTGCGCAAGGCGGCCTGGGCCAGCCTTGTGCCCGCCCCCAATATCAAGGAAGCCCCGGAAAAACTGGCGGCCCTGTTCACGGATGTGGAGTTCTGGCAAAACCAGACCGACCGTTGCCTGTCCTGCGGCGCATGCACCTACTTCTGCCCCACCTGCTATTGCTTCAACATCACCGACGAAGGTGAAGGTCTGAGCGAAAAAGGCGGCCGCCGCCTGCGCAGCTGGGACAACTGCATGTCGTCGCTGTTCACGCGTGAGGCCAGCGGGCATAACCCCCGCACCGTAAAGGCCTTTCGCATGCGCAACCGCGTTTCGCACAAGTACTCCACCTATCCTGAAAACTGGGGTTCGTTCTCCTGCAGCGGCTGTGGCCGGTGCATCAGCAACTGCCCCGTCTGTCTGGACATCCGCGCCATCGTACTGGCAGCGCTGGAAGCCAAGCAGCCCAAAGCCGAGTAG
- a CDS encoding CoB--CoM heterodisulfide reductase iron-sulfur subunit A family protein, with amino-acid sequence MRIGVFVCHCGSNIAGTVDCAKVAELARAYPDVVYADDPMYTCAEPGQAAIEAAIHEHKLDGVVVASCSPRMHEPTFRRTVERAGLNRYMLEMANIREHVSWIGRDMNANTNKAAELVLLAVEKLRNNRPLLAKSFDVNKRVLVIGGGVAGIQAALDCADGGVPVVLVERDATIGGKMAKLDKTFPTVDCSACILGPKMVDVAQHSNITLHAYSEVEDISGYVGNFTVKIRKRATYVDWSLCTGCGACTEKCPSKKTPDAFNELVSDTTAITIAFPQAIPKKAVINAAHCRQFVKGKCGVCAKICPTGAIKYDMEDEIITVEVGSIIAATGYDLMDWTVYQEYGGGAYPDVITSLQYERLLNASGPTSGHIVRPSDGKEPKNIVFVQCVGSRDKSIGRPYCSGFCCMYTAKQAILTKDHIPDSQSYVFYMDIRAAGKLYDEFTRRTVEEYGTEYIRGRVSQIYPDGQGQLVVMGVDTLMGQAIEIKADLVVLAVGIEASKGAPQLAEKLRISYDSYGFFMESHVKLKPVETNTAGVYLAGVCQGTKDIPASVAQGSAAAAKVLALFSKDKLESDPQIAQVDMRRCVNCGKCIQCCPFGAIKEVEVRGEGKAQVIETVCQGCGLCTATCPQGAIQLSHATDNQILAEVNALCQC; translated from the coding sequence ATGAGAATAGGTGTTTTCGTCTGCCACTGCGGCAGCAATATCGCGGGCACTGTCGACTGCGCCAAGGTGGCGGAACTTGCCCGCGCCTACCCAGACGTTGTCTATGCCGACGACCCCATGTACACCTGTGCCGAACCCGGCCAGGCCGCCATTGAGGCAGCCATTCACGAACACAAGCTTGACGGCGTCGTGGTCGCCTCCTGTTCGCCCCGCATGCACGAACCCACCTTCCGCCGCACGGTGGAACGCGCGGGTCTGAACCGCTACATGCTTGAAATGGCCAACATCCGCGAACACGTTTCGTGGATCGGCCGCGACATGAACGCCAATACCAACAAGGCCGCGGAGCTCGTGCTGCTGGCCGTGGAAAAGCTGCGCAACAACAGGCCGCTCCTGGCCAAGAGCTTTGACGTGAACAAGCGCGTGCTGGTCATCGGCGGCGGCGTGGCGGGCATTCAGGCCGCTCTCGACTGCGCCGACGGCGGCGTGCCCGTGGTGCTCGTCGAGCGCGACGCCACCATCGGCGGCAAGATGGCCAAGCTGGACAAGACCTTTCCCACTGTGGACTGTTCTGCCTGCATTCTCGGCCCCAAGATGGTGGACGTGGCCCAGCACTCCAACATCACGCTCCACGCCTACTCCGAAGTGGAAGACATTTCGGGCTATGTGGGTAACTTCACGGTCAAAATCCGCAAGCGCGCCACTTACGTGGACTGGAGCCTGTGCACGGGCTGCGGGGCCTGCACCGAAAAGTGCCCCAGCAAAAAAACGCCCGACGCTTTCAACGAGCTTGTGAGCGACACCACGGCCATCACCATTGCCTTTCCCCAGGCCATTCCCAAAAAGGCCGTCATCAACGCCGCCCACTGCCGCCAGTTCGTCAAGGGCAAGTGCGGCGTGTGCGCCAAGATCTGCCCCACCGGGGCCATCAAGTATGACATGGAAGACGAGATCATCACCGTGGAAGTGGGCAGCATCATTGCCGCCACCGGGTATGACCTCATGGACTGGACGGTGTACCAGGAATACGGCGGCGGCGCGTACCCCGACGTCATCACGTCCCTGCAGTACGAGCGCCTGCTCAATGCCTCCGGCCCCACCTCCGGGCACATCGTGCGCCCCTCTGACGGCAAGGAGCCCAAGAACATCGTGTTCGTGCAGTGCGTCGGCTCGCGCGACAAATCCATCGGGCGACCCTACTGCTCCGGCTTCTGCTGCATGTACACGGCCAAGCAGGCCATCCTGACCAAGGACCACATCCCCGATTCCCAGTCCTACGTCTTCTATATGGACATCCGCGCAGCGGGCAAGCTCTATGACGAATTCACCCGCCGCACGGTGGAGGAATACGGCACGGAATACATCCGCGGGCGCGTCTCGCAGATCTATCCAGACGGGCAGGGCCAGCTTGTGGTCATGGGCGTGGATACGCTCATGGGCCAGGCCATTGAAATCAAGGCCGACCTCGTGGTGCTGGCCGTGGGCATCGAAGCCAGCAAGGGCGCGCCCCAACTGGCCGAAAAGCTGCGCATCTCTTACGACAGCTACGGCTTCTTTATGGAAAGCCATGTGAAGCTCAAGCCTGTGGAAACCAACACCGCTGGCGTCTATCTGGCTGGCGTATGCCAGGGCACCAAGGACATTCCCGCCTCCGTGGCCCAGGGTTCCGCCGCTGCCGCCAAGGTGCTGGCCCTCTTCTCCAAGGACAAGCTTGAGAGTGACCCGCAGATCGCCCAGGTGGACATGCGCCGCTGCGTCAACTGCGGCAAATGCATCCAGTGCTGCCCCTTCGGGGCCATCAAGGAAGTGGAAGTCCGGGGCGAGGGCAAGGCGCAGGTTATCGAAACCGTCTGCCAGGGCTGCGGCCTCTGCACGGCCACCTGCCCGCAGGGCGCCATCCAGCTTTCACACGCCACAGACAACCAGATCCTTGCGGAGGTTAACGCGCTATGCCAGTGTTAG
- a CDS encoding 4Fe-4S dicluster domain-containing protein: MNDAINLSRMRDAAFTAEVEALSGQNVSTCYQCGNCTAGCPAGLAYDLQVNKIMRAVQLGLRDEVLNSRSIWMCLSCSTCSLRCPNNIDVAGIMETLRHMARKEGRVTVPKVEKFWFSFLDTVRAFGRTYEIGTMALFMMRSMRVFTDVDLAPEALKKGKLGLKPHVLPKGAAPVSRIFERYKERAKREGVRP; encoded by the coding sequence ATGAACGACGCCATCAATCTGAGCCGGATGCGCGATGCCGCCTTTACGGCGGAAGTGGAGGCGCTAAGCGGCCAAAACGTGTCTACCTGCTATCAATGCGGCAACTGCACAGCCGGTTGCCCGGCAGGGCTCGCCTACGACCTTCAGGTCAACAAGATCATGCGGGCCGTGCAGCTTGGCCTCAGAGATGAAGTGCTCAATTCGCGCTCCATCTGGATGTGCCTATCCTGTTCCACCTGTAGTCTCCGCTGCCCCAACAATATCGACGTGGCGGGCATAATGGAGACCTTACGCCACATGGCCCGCAAAGAAGGCCGCGTGACCGTGCCCAAGGTGGAAAAGTTCTGGTTTTCCTTTCTTGACACCGTGCGCGCCTTTGGCCGCACCTATGAAATAGGCACTATGGCCCTGTTCATGATGCGCTCCATGCGCGTTTTTACAGACGTGGACCTGGCCCCCGAAGCCCTCAAAAAAGGCAAGCTCGGCCTCAAGCCCCATGTGCTGCCCAAGGGAGCCGCCCCGGTTTCACGCATTTTCGAGCGCTATAAAGAACGCGCCAAACGCGAGGGGGTTCGCCCATGA
- a CDS encoding hydrogenase iron-sulfur subunit, which translates to MPVLEGKELRIVGFLCNWCSYGGADTAGVARATQPTDLRIIRVPCSGRIDPLFIVKALLNGADGVLVSGCHPRDCHYAAGNFYARRRLEVLKQFLPVLGIDDRRFEYTWVSASEGQRWQQVVTLFTDRIHKLGPAPSLEDPEPLLKIADMALTSLRPLGTGQSSALGELKDAIKAKLPELDMVLGWGEGYDAAHTVPIFMKTPEDVDKLVWGPFNVNNLAVYLPSFKGKKVGIVVKGCDSRSVVELLQEKLIRREDVTIFAMPCEGTLDMARVNQGLGRYTKIDKVEYDEAGVTITADGKPIRFCMTDYAQGKCYGCTTPSAVLADTRLGMPVKVEAGPYTPPELALLDSMSLEERMAFWRGQMDRCLRCYACRNACPMCVCRDFCVSDSRDPHWMTQDDSVKEKLFFQTIHAMHLAGRCTGCGECQRACPVGIPILALRQQIARAVGQLFDGYKSGLNAEDVPPLLGYEVEEKNIHERDWK; encoded by the coding sequence ATGCCAGTGTTAGAAGGCAAAGAATTGCGGATTGTGGGTTTTCTCTGCAACTGGTGCTCCTATGGCGGCGCCGACACCGCTGGTGTGGCCCGCGCCACACAGCCCACGGATCTGCGTATCATACGCGTGCCCTGCTCGGGCCGCATCGACCCCTTGTTCATCGTCAAGGCCCTGCTTAACGGGGCGGACGGCGTGCTGGTTTCCGGCTGCCATCCGCGCGACTGCCACTACGCGGCCGGCAACTTCTACGCCCGCCGCCGTCTTGAGGTGCTCAAGCAGTTCCTGCCCGTACTCGGCATTGACGACCGCCGCTTTGAATACACCTGGGTTTCGGCTTCCGAAGGCCAGCGCTGGCAGCAAGTGGTGACGCTCTTTACCGACCGCATCCACAAGCTCGGCCCCGCGCCCAGCCTGGAAGACCCCGAACCGCTGCTCAAGATAGCCGACATGGCGCTTACCTCGCTGCGGCCTCTGGGCACAGGGCAGTCCTCGGCCCTTGGCGAACTCAAGGACGCCATCAAGGCCAAACTGCCCGAACTGGACATGGTGCTCGGCTGGGGCGAAGGCTATGACGCCGCCCATACCGTGCCCATCTTCATGAAGACGCCCGAAGACGTGGACAAGCTCGTGTGGGGGCCCTTCAACGTCAACAACCTCGCCGTGTACCTGCCCTCCTTCAAGGGCAAGAAGGTCGGCATCGTGGTCAAGGGCTGCGACTCCCGCTCCGTGGTGGAACTGCTGCAGGAAAAGCTCATCCGCCGCGAGGACGTGACCATCTTCGCCATGCCCTGCGAGGGCACGCTGGATATGGCCCGCGTCAACCAGGGTCTTGGCCGGTACACAAAGATCGACAAGGTGGAATATGACGAGGCCGGCGTCACCATCACGGCTGACGGCAAGCCCATCCGCTTCTGCATGACCGACTACGCCCAGGGCAAATGCTACGGCTGTACCACGCCCTCGGCGGTGCTGGCCGACACGCGCCTTGGCATGCCCGTCAAGGTGGAGGCAGGCCCGTACACCCCGCCGGAACTGGCCCTGCTGGACTCCATGAGTCTTGAAGAACGCATGGCCTTCTGGCGCGGCCAGATGGATCGCTGCCTGCGCTGCTACGCCTGCCGCAACGCCTGCCCCATGTGCGTCTGCCGCGACTTCTGCGTTTCAGACAGCCGCGACCCGCACTGGATGACGCAGGACGACAGCGTAAAGGAAAAACTGTTCTTCCAGACCATACACGCCATGCACCTTGCCGGTCGCTGCACGGGCTGCGGCGAATGCCAGCGGGCCTGCCCCGTGGGCATTCCCATCCTTGCCCTGCGCCAGCAGATCGCCCGCGCCGTGGGCCAGCTCTTTGACGGCTACAAGTCCGGCCTCAATGCCGAAGACGTGCCGCCGCTGCTGGGCTATGAAGTGGAAGAAAAGAACATCCATGAGAGGGACTGGAAATGA
- a CDS encoding shikimate dehydrogenase, with protein sequence MNASIASDIPASGSKHLPPEAQSAAETVLYGVTGWPLAQSLSPLLHNTGFTTLGLRALYLRWEIPPQRLPAFVDSVRTLRIGGCSVTIPHKVALLPLLDEASPLARQVGAVNTIYWQGDRLCGENTDVAGFMAPLAQEDLHGANVLLLGAGGAARAAAAGLTSLAGERRPGTVFICTPSDASHLPLAEEFGLTPLPWAQRHDVAARLVVNTTPLGMRGKAENETPYLFELADKKSEKDAAKTTTLAYDIVYNPLKTLFLRDAARHGRRCLSGMDMFFGQGDTQFRLWTGQCLPQESRRALEAALTAS encoded by the coding sequence ATGAATGCTTCCATCGCCTCAGACATCCCTGCTTCGGGCAGTAAACATCTTCCGCCCGAAGCGCAGAGCGCCGCTGAAACCGTTCTTTACGGCGTCACGGGCTGGCCTCTGGCGCAAAGCCTCTCCCCTCTTCTGCACAATACCGGTTTTACAACGCTTGGTCTGCGCGCCCTGTACCTGCGATGGGAAATTCCGCCCCAGCGTCTGCCTGCTTTTGTGGACAGCGTGCGCACCTTGCGCATTGGCGGCTGCTCCGTCACCATTCCCCACAAGGTTGCACTGCTGCCCTTGCTGGACGAGGCCAGTCCTCTGGCGCGGCAAGTGGGCGCGGTAAATACCATCTACTGGCAGGGAGACCGACTCTGCGGCGAAAATACCGATGTGGCCGGTTTCATGGCCCCACTGGCGCAGGAAGATCTGCACGGCGCAAACGTGCTCTTGCTGGGCGCGGGCGGCGCGGCCAGAGCCGCTGCCGCCGGGCTCACGAGCCTTGCCGGGGAGCGCAGGCCGGGCACGGTATTTATCTGCACGCCCTCCGACGCCTCGCACCTGCCCCTGGCCGAAGAATTCGGCCTGACGCCCCTGCCCTGGGCGCAGCGGCACGATGTTGCGGCCCGGCTTGTGGTCAACACCACGCCCCTTGGCATGCGCGGCAAGGCCGAAAACGAAACGCCCTATCTTTTTGAGCTTGCGGATAAAAAAAGTGAAAAAGATGCAGCCAAAACAACCACTTTGGCCTATGACATCGTGTACAACCCGCTGAAAACACTGTTTCTGCGCGATGCCGCCCGCCACGGCAGGCGCTGTCTCTCTGGCATGGACATGTTTTTCGGCCAGGGCGACACCCAGTTTCGCCTCTGGACAGGCCAATGCCTGCCCCAGGAGTCGCGGCGCGCCCTGGAAGCGGCCCTGACAGCAAGCTAG
- a CDS encoding CoB--CoM heterodisulfide reductase iron-sulfur subunit B family protein: MNFVYYPGCSARGSSKDYELSTQAVCKALDINLVDIPDWNCCGSTPAHAVDTELSAALCVRNLDIAAQQEAELVLTPCPSCLSNLKLASKRMEDPAFRVRVDELLDGPSAKTFPPVTSVMQGIAENFDMEAIAARVRKSLKGLRLAAYYGCLMSRPAEIMNFGDPENPTLMESMLAACGAEMVDFPLKTACCGASFGIPERPMTARNSGRILDLATQLGVDAVIVACPLCQMNLDLRQPQASKEMGTSFNLPVLYFTQMMGIAFGLDHKDLGLGKLRVSADGLIRKLDELRRESAAGSKAAEGGRS, from the coding sequence ATGAATTTTGTCTACTACCCCGGCTGCTCGGCCAGGGGGTCTTCCAAGGATTATGAACTGTCCACCCAGGCCGTCTGCAAGGCTCTGGACATCAATCTTGTGGACATTCCCGACTGGAACTGCTGTGGCTCCACCCCGGCCCACGCCGTGGACACCGAGCTTTCCGCCGCGCTCTGCGTACGCAACCTGGACATAGCCGCCCAGCAGGAGGCCGAGCTTGTGCTCACGCCCTGTCCAAGCTGTTTGTCCAATCTCAAGCTCGCCTCCAAACGTATGGAAGACCCCGCCTTTCGCGTACGGGTGGACGAACTGCTCGACGGGCCTTCTGCCAAGACCTTCCCGCCCGTGACCTCGGTCATGCAGGGCATTGCCGAAAACTTTGACATGGAAGCCATCGCCGCCCGCGTGCGCAAGAGCCTCAAGGGCCTGCGCCTGGCCGCCTACTACGGCTGCCTCATGAGCCGCCCGGCAGAGATCATGAACTTCGGCGACCCGGAAAATCCCACCCTTATGGAAAGCATGCTGGCCGCCTGTGGGGCCGAAATGGTGGACTTTCCCCTCAAGACGGCCTGCTGCGGCGCGTCCTTCGGCATACCCGAGCGCCCCATGACGGCCCGTAATTCGGGCCGCATCCTTGACCTTGCCACCCAGCTTGGCGTGGACGCCGTCATCGTGGCCTGTCCTCTCTGCCAGATGAACCTTGACCTGCGCCAGCCGCAGGCATCCAAGGAAATGGGCACGTCCTTCAACCTGCCCGTGCTCTACTTCACCCAGATGATGGGCATAGCCTTTGGCCTTGACCACAAGGACCTGGGGCTCGGCAAGCTGCGCGTCAGCGCCGACGGCCTCATCCGCAAGCTGGACGAACTGCGGCGCGAATCCGCCGCCGGATCCAAGGCCGCTGAAGGAGGCAGGTCATGA
- a CDS encoding flagellar hook-basal body complex protein produces the protein MNSSLYIGATGMKGLAEGMNVTTNNIANISTIGFKQQGILFSDVFYAQQGGIGDWWNAQDNSRVALGQVGMGLQVESVRTMFGQGSFDSSNTVTDMAISGKGFFQVTDGVDLYYTRAGDFRTDDQGVLRTPSGLALNGYKYNADGTKGSLQQVTIDKFSQMPAKTTTAVDMRYNLGLSTPSSTDATNPYFTLLSNYDATGSPPISNTAYGYAQSITMYGADGSTQQATIYFDAASSSQPDSVVKYLIASGDTAKDGTATAGTGALMTGTLTFDSKGQLKDMTAFTPAVAGSTNLADWVPSQLSAGGLPQMTVNGVATTVDLGISSTGGWQNAPANAAAVGTSQSALGGMGTGATVAVDATTNYTGTSPVTRRNTQDGHASGTLSNISIASDGTVVGNYSNNQSANLWQIPICRFTSEDGLRREGSNLFSATPEAGKMEMGVAGTENYGTIRAYNTENSNVDMATEMTNMIITQRGFQSNSKVVTTADQMLQKAVELKR, from the coding sequence GTGAATTCTTCATTATATATAGGCGCCACCGGCATGAAAGGCCTGGCTGAGGGCATGAATGTTACCACCAATAACATCGCCAACATCAGCACCATAGGCTTCAAGCAGCAGGGCATCCTGTTTTCCGACGTTTTCTATGCCCAACAAGGCGGCATAGGAGACTGGTGGAACGCGCAGGACAACTCGCGCGTGGCCCTGGGCCAGGTCGGCATGGGCCTTCAGGTGGAGTCCGTGCGCACCATGTTCGGGCAGGGCTCTTTTGACTCCAGCAATACCGTCACGGACATGGCCATCAGCGGCAAGGGCTTTTTTCAGGTCACGGATGGCGTGGATCTTTACTATACCCGTGCCGGAGACTTCCGCACGGATGATCAGGGCGTTCTGCGCACGCCTTCGGGGCTGGCTCTCAACGGCTACAAGTATAATGCCGACGGCACCAAGGGCAGCCTGCAACAGGTCACCATTGACAAGTTCTCCCAGATGCCCGCCAAAACGACTACTGCCGTGGACATGCGCTACAACCTCGGGCTGAGCACGCCAAGCTCCACTGACGCGACCAACCCGTATTTCACCCTTCTCAGCAACTATGACGCCACCGGTTCGCCGCCCATTTCCAACACGGCCTATGGCTACGCGCAGTCCATCACCATGTACGGCGCGGACGGCTCCACGCAGCAGGCCACCATCTATTTTGACGCCGCCTCCAGCAGCCAGCCGGACAGCGTGGTGAAATACCTCATCGCCTCCGGCGACACCGCCAAGGACGGCACGGCCACGGCAGGCACGGGCGCGCTCATGACCGGCACCCTGACCTTTGACTCCAAGGGGCAACTGAAAGACATGACGGCCTTTACCCCGGCGGTGGCGGGCAGCACCAATCTGGCGGACTGGGTGCCCTCGCAGCTTTCAGCAGGCGGCCTGCCCCAGATGACCGTAAACGGGGTGGCCACCACGGTGGATCTGGGCATCAGTTCCACTGGCGGCTGGCAGAACGCGCCCGCCAACGCGGCGGCCGTGGGCACAAGCCAGTCCGCCCTGGGAGGTATGGGCACAGGCGCAACTGTTGCCGTTGACGCCACCACCAACTATACCGGCACTTCGCCGGTCACGCGGCGCAACACCCAGGACGGACATGCCTCCGGAACCTTGAGCAACATCAGTATTGCCAGTGACGGTACGGTGGTGGGCAACTATTCCAACAACCAGAGCGCCAACCTGTGGCAGATTCCCATCTGCCGGTTTACCAGCGAGGACGGCTTGCGCCGTGAAGGCAGCAACCTCTTCAGCGCCACGCCAGAGGCCGGAAAAATGGAAATGGGCGTTGCCGGGACTGAAAACTACGGAACCATACGCGCGTACAACACCGAAAATTCCAACGTGGACATGGCCACGGAAATGACCAATATGATCATTACCCAGCGTGGCTTCCAGTCCAACAGCAAGGTGGTCACAACAGCAGACCAGATGCTGCAGAAGGCCGTGGAACTGAAGCGTTAG